In Amycolatopsis sp. FBCC-B4732, the genomic stretch ACTTCCCGACCAGCCCCAGCCGTTCGGGGTCGGCCCCGATCAGGGCCGGGTCGAAGCCGGACCGCCCGGCGGCCTCGGCGAACGTGACGCCGTCGGCGTCCCGCAGCCCGCGTGCCTTGTCGGCGTCGATCGTGCCGGTGAGCAGCCGCGAACCGAGGCACGGGACGCCGAACCGGCCGCCCTCCTCCTCGGTGAACACGACGACGGCGAACGGCTTCCCCGGCCGGAAACCCCGCGCCTGCAGGGCTTCCACCGCGGCGAGCGCGCTGACGACGCCGAGCGGGCCGTCGAACGCGCCGCCGCCGGGCACCGAGTCGAGGTGGCTGCCGGTGACGACGGCGTCCGGCCCCGGCGGCCCCCACCACGCCCAGATGTTGCCGTTGTGGTCGGTGTCGACGTCCAGCCCGAGCCCGAGCGCCCGCTCGCCGAACCACGCGCGCAGGTCCTGCTCGGGCGCGTCGAAGGCGTGCCGCGAGTACCCGCCGCGTTTCGGGTCACGCCCGACGTCGTCGATTTCCGCGAGCAGCCCGGAGGCCGTCACGCCTGCTCCCGCATCGGCACCCGCACGCCGCGCTCGTCGGCGACTTCGTTCGCGCGGTCGTACCCGGCGTCGACGTGCCGGATGACGCCCATGCCCGGATCGTTGGTGAGGACGCGCTCCAGCTTCTGCGCGGCTAAGCCCGTCCCGTCGGCGACGCTGACCTGCCCGGCGTGGATGGACCGGCCCATGCCGACGCCGCCGCCGTGGTGGATCGACACCCAGCTGGCGCCGGACGAGGTGTTGACCAGCGCGTTCAGCAGCGGCCAGTCGGCGATCGCGTCCGAGCCGTCAGCCATGCCTTCGGTTTCGCGGTACGGCGAGGCGACGCTACCGGAGTCGAGGTGGTCGCGGCCGATGACGACCGGCGCCTTCAGCTCACCGCCGGCGACCATCTCGTTGAACCGCAGGCCGGCCAGGTGGCGTTCGCCGTAGCCGAGCCAGCAGATCCGGGCGGGCAGGCCCTGGAACGCCACGCGCTCACCGGCCAGCTTGATCCAGCGGGCGAGGGATTCGTTCTCCGGGAACAGTTCCAGCATCGCGCGGTCGGTCGCGGCGATGTCCTCGGGGTCGCCGGAGAGCGCGGCCCAGCGGAACGGGCCGTTGCCCTCGCAGAACAGCGGGCGGATGTAGGCGGGCACGAACCCGGGGAAGTCGAACGCGCGCTCGCAGCCGCCGAGCTTCGCCTCGCCGCGCAGGGAGTTGCCGTAGTCGAAGACTTCCGCGCCCTTGTCGAGGAACCCGAGCATGGCGTCGACGTGGTCGGCCATCGACTCGCGCGAGCGGTCGGTGAACTCGTCCGGCTTCTTGGCCGCGTAGTCGTGCCAGTCCTCGACGGCGATGCCCTTGGGCAGGTAGGAAAGCGGGTCGTGTGCGGACGTCTGGTCGGTCACGATGTCGACCTCGACGTCGCGGCGCAGCAGCTCCGGCAGCACCTCGGCCGCGTTCCCGACGACGCCGACCGACAGCGGCCGCTTCTCGCGCTTGGCTTTGGTGACCCGGGCGATGGCGTCGTCGAGGTCGTCGGCCACCTCGTCGAGGTAGCGCGTCTCGACGCGGCGGTGCGCGCGCTGCGGGTCGCACTCGATGACGAGCGCGACCCCGTCGTTCATGGTCACCGCGAGTGGCTGCGCGCCGCCCATCCCGCCGAGGCCGGCGGTCACGGTGAGGGTGCCTTTCAGCGTCCCGCCGAACTTCTTCTTCGCCACGGCGGCGAACGTTTCGTACGTGCCCTGGAGGATGCCCTGGGTGCCGATGTAGATCCACGAACCCGCGGTCATCTGCCCGTACATCGTCAGGCCCTGCTGCTCGAGCCGGCGGAATTCGGGCCAGGTCGCCCAGTCCCCCACCAGGTTCGAGTTCGCGATCAGCACGCGCGGCGCCCACTCGTGCGTGCGGAAGACGCCGACCGGCTTGCCGGACTGGACGAGTAGCGTCTCGTCGGTGTCCAAAGTGGTCAGTTCGCGGGTGATCGCGTCGAAGCTGGCCCAGTTGCGCGCGGCCTTGCCGGTGCCCCCGTAGACGACCAGGTCCTCCGGCCGCTCGGCGACGTCGGGGTCGAGGTTGTTGTGGAACATCCGCAGCGCGGCTTCGGTCTGCCACGACTTGGCGGTGAGCTGGGTGCCGCGGGCGGCACGGACTACGCGGGACATCAGACCTCCAGGTAGGGCGCGTGAGTGTTCCGGGCGGCGGCGAGGACGGCGCC encodes the following:
- the hutU gene encoding urocanate hydratase — translated: MSRVVRAARGTQLTAKSWQTEAALRMFHNNLDPDVAERPEDLVVYGGTGKAARNWASFDAITRELTTLDTDETLLVQSGKPVGVFRTHEWAPRVLIANSNLVGDWATWPEFRRLEQQGLTMYGQMTAGSWIYIGTQGILQGTYETFAAVAKKKFGGTLKGTLTVTAGLGGMGGAQPLAVTMNDGVALVIECDPQRAHRRVETRYLDEVADDLDDAIARVTKAKREKRPLSVGVVGNAAEVLPELLRRDVEVDIVTDQTSAHDPLSYLPKGIAVEDWHDYAAKKPDEFTDRSRESMADHVDAMLGFLDKGAEVFDYGNSLRGEAKLGGCERAFDFPGFVPAYIRPLFCEGNGPFRWAALSGDPEDIAATDRAMLELFPENESLARWIKLAGERVAFQGLPARICWLGYGERHLAGLRFNEMVAGGELKAPVVIGRDHLDSGSVASPYRETEGMADGSDAIADWPLLNALVNTSSGASWVSIHHGGGVGMGRSIHAGQVSVADGTGLAAQKLERVLTNDPGMGVIRHVDAGYDRANEVADERGVRVPMREQA